A stretch of Mycobacterium sp. ITM-2016-00316 DNA encodes these proteins:
- a CDS encoding DUF2273 domain-containing protein: MTEKFLLPGLFAGLLLAIAAVAGGLIGFLLALVLGAAGAAIGAHLDGTIDLTALGRGSGR; encoded by the coding sequence ATGACCGAAAAGTTTCTGCTGCCAGGACTTTTCGCCGGGCTGCTGCTGGCCATCGCCGCCGTCGCGGGCGGATTGATCGGCTTCCTGCTGGCTCTCGTACTGGGCGCCGCCGGCGCGGCGATCGGTGCCCACTTGGACGGAACGATCGACCTGACCGCACTCGGTCGCGGGTCCGGGCGCTGA
- a CDS encoding SDR family oxidoreductase, translated as MGTYAITGSASGMGSHAARQLTARGHRVIGVDLKNADVIADLSDPAGRRSAAAEVLAAAGGVLDGAVLAAGLGPGSGPDRNRLIAQVNFLGVVEPLLAWRPALAAADRAKVVVLASNSTTTVPMVPRRTINALLAHDPDKAVRSIRLLGRHGSALMYAASKIAVSRWVRRHAVTPLWAGAGIRLNALAPGAILTPLLEAQLAEPLEGRAVRRFPIPVGGFGAADQLAEWITFMLSDSADFLCGSVIFVDGGTDAFFRTDDWPSGVPARGLPRYLWRFARGA; from the coding sequence ATCGGTACTTACGCGATCACCGGATCGGCCTCCGGCATGGGATCACACGCGGCCCGTCAGCTCACCGCGCGCGGGCACCGGGTGATCGGCGTCGACCTCAAGAATGCCGACGTCATCGCCGACCTCTCCGACCCCGCGGGGCGACGCAGCGCGGCAGCCGAGGTGCTCGCGGCCGCTGGTGGCGTGCTCGACGGGGCCGTGCTGGCGGCCGGTCTGGGTCCCGGGTCCGGCCCCGACCGCAACCGGTTGATCGCACAGGTGAACTTCCTCGGCGTCGTCGAACCACTCCTGGCGTGGCGGCCGGCCCTGGCCGCGGCGGACCGCGCGAAGGTGGTCGTGCTCGCCAGCAACTCCACCACCACGGTGCCGATGGTGCCTCGTCGCACCATCAACGCCCTGCTCGCGCACGACCCGGACAAGGCGGTCCGCAGTATCCGCCTGCTCGGCAGGCACGGTTCGGCCCTGATGTACGCGGCCTCCAAGATCGCGGTCAGCCGGTGGGTGCGCCGGCATGCGGTCACGCCGCTGTGGGCGGGCGCGGGAATTCGGCTGAATGCGCTGGCGCCGGGCGCGATTCTGACGCCACTGCTGGAAGCCCAGCTCGCCGAGCCCTTGGAGGGCAGGGCGGTACGCAGGTTCCCGATTCCCGTCGGCGGGTTCGGAGCGGCCGACCAGCTGGCGGAGTGGATCACCTTCATGCTGTCGGATTCCGCCGATTTTCTCTGCGGCAGCGTCATTTTCGTCGACGGCGGAACGGATGCCTTCTTCCGCACGGACGATTGGCCCAGCGGCGTGCCTGCCCGCGGGCTCCCGCGGTACCTGTGGCGCTTCGCCCGAGGCGCCTGA